A stretch of DNA from Doryrhamphus excisus isolate RoL2022-K1 chromosome 6, RoL_Dexc_1.0, whole genome shotgun sequence:
TTACCAGCTGGATGTAAAACTGGCGAATCATCTCCACCTGCAAGTTGACAATATCTTGGTGGCATGCATCTCTGTGGAGAAGGCAGGACATGGTCACATGATGCATGAAGCACAAGGTCAAAGTTCATTGACTGACCTGAAGTCCTCCAAGGTCTCGTGGATCATGTTCTGGATGAAGTGGATCTGCAGGGAGGTGAGGGGAGGGGCTCCGCCTTGCACTGCCACCTGAGCAATGTTGGCAGTGAGAGACGCTGCTGCGGACGCACCTGAAGACACCGGGTAGAACATCACATCAGATGCCGCAATGATGCTTCGTCCACTGCCATGCCTTACCTGCAGCAAGGGTAGGCGGAACGCTGTGGAAAGGCGAGTCATAATCGAGCTGCGCTTGAATGCAATTGGCTCTCCTGAGGCTTGGCTCTGGAGTGAAGAAAGGTGGAGCCGGCTGGCTGAGATTGGTCTGCTGTGATGAGGTGGGCGGAGTCTGATCATCTGCCTCCAGACTGGAGTTACTGGTCTGTCAGTAGAGAAGCGTTCTGTTATTTCACCTCATTCATAGTAAGCCAAGGTCAGATGTCAGAACCTTTCTGAGGTCACACGCTTCAGCGGGCTCCTCCTCCTTGATGGTGGGCGTCTGTGAGATGGACAGTGGACTGTAACATCGATCCGTTGACAACAGCGGTGTTTTCCGGAGTGAGCTGGGACCAGATTCTGAAACACAAGCTGtcttgtttccatgacaacatgtTCCATCCCATAAACAACACAAGTTTTCCTTTCTGTCTGACCTTCTCTGACGGGAGAGAAGATGTCCAGACTGACGCGGCCTGACGCCTTGGGCCCTTCTCCTTCTCTGATTGACATTGTTACTATGGAAACAGCAGCATTAGCAACACAGCAGCACAAGGCCTTGTCATGAGGATGGACGTACTGTGAGCCGGTCCAAATGTCTCCTCAGCATTGGCCAGCTGGGTGCCTGCATCTGCACCGAATTGACACGCGATTAAAAACATCACTTCAAAAAAGTGTAGAGCAGGGATCAGACCTTCTCGGGCAGGGGAGAACAGGTCCAGACTGTTTTGTCCAATCCCGCTGAACTTCACAGGAGCAGGCTCTGCCCCTTTCTGCCCGTCCGGCTCTTGATTGGCAGCCTCTTCATCAGTGCCCCCTGTTGGGAAAAAAGCTGTTTGTAGATTAGCTCCACCTCAAAGTATCTTGTGGACCAATTAGGACTGACCTGCACTAGTCTGCATTTGAGGGGAGAAGTTAATGGTGGGGGCAGAGGCAATATGGCTGGCGGTCACTTTGGAGGAGGATCTCTTTGTGTTGGAGACCCTGGATGATGTCATTTTGCTGGActgagaggaggaggacgatACATGTTGAATTTACTTTTGACTTGTCATGGTGTCACGTGTGAGCTGGCACCTACCTTATGTCTGCTGCTGTTATTCTGGAAACGCAGAGAGGTGACAGAAGTCTTGTGTGCAATGGTGATCCTGTTGGGGGCGCTGATGTTCCTCAGGTCATACTGGAAAATTTTACCATGAGTGGACCCAACAACCAAACCAGAACCGTCAGGAGTGAAGTCCACCGAAGTCAGCGGACTCTCCACACGTATGGACCGCAGCAAACTGCAcccacaaaaacatgttaagtaTGAGCTTTCTCATGACGCTGTACCAATTTCTTCCACAAGGATACCAAGAGTTCTCACATCTTGCTGGCTGTGTCGTagcatataatttttttgtccagaCCCACACTGACAACCAGCAACTCAGCAGTCGGAGAAAAGGCAATTCCCGAGCCCGGC
This window harbors:
- the nedd1 gene encoding protein NEDD1 isoform X2, whose amino-acid sequence is MDDITRLVSTGDSVKIWDAASMAPLEHFNPHSNSHPVAQACWTTNNQYLVSASSSGDKVVLSSLKSSPVPLVELAEGKRQTRVCLSTSSQFVVSGGLDHCVHIWDLKTKRLQRSLKEHKEEVTCVSFNANDSCIVSGSTSGDLVLHSLTTNMSTKAFGHGSQQPIHDLRLSTLKRSLLGSVSDSGTVVLWDANTQKELHVFDTAHKAPGSGIAFSPTAELLVVSVGLDKKIICYDTASKILLRSIRVESPLTSVDFTPDGSGLVVGSTHGKIFQYDLRNISAPNRITIAHKTSVTSLRFQNNSSRHKSSKMTSSRVSNTKRSSSKVTASHIASAPTINFSPQMQTSAAFFPTGGTDEEAANQEPDGQKGAEPAPVKFSGIGQNSLDLFSPAREDAGTQLANAEETFGPAHITMSIREGEGPKASGRVSLDIFSPVREESGPSSLRKTPLLSTDRCYSPLSISQTPTIKEEEPAEACDLRKTSNSSLEADDQTPPTSSQQTNLSQPAPPFFTPEPSLRRANCIQAQLDYDSPFHSVPPTLAAGASAAASLTANIAQVAVQGGAPPLTSLQIHFIQNMIHETLEDFRDACHQDIVNLQVEMIRQFYIQLNEIHGLIEKYSLNESLVEEIERLKEENRRLRTNF
- the nedd1 gene encoding protein NEDD1 isoform X1; protein product: MDDITRLVSTGDSVKIWDAASMAPLEHFNPHSNSHPVAQACWTTNNQYLVSASSSGDKVVLSSLKSSPVPLVELAEGKRQTRVCLSTSSQFVVSGGLDHCVHIWDLKTKRLQRSLKEHKEEVTCVSFNANDSCIVSGSTSGDLVLHSLTTNMSTKAFGHGSQQPIHDLRLSTLKRSLLGSVSDSGTVVLWDANTQKELHVFDTAHKAPGSGIAFSPTAELLVVSVGLDKKIICYDTASKILLRSIRVESPLTSVDFTPDGSGLVVGSTHGKIFQYDLRNISAPNRITIAHKTSVTSLRFQNNSSRHKSSKMTSSRVSNTKRSSSKVTASHIASAPTINFSPQMQTSAAFFPTGGTDEEAANQEPDGQKGAEPAPVKFSGIGQNSLDLFSPAREDAGTQLANAEETFGPAHITMSIREGEGPKASGRVSLDIFSPVREACVSESGPSSLRKTPLLSTDRCYSPLSISQTPTIKEEEPAEACDLRKTSNSSLEADDQTPPTSSQQTNLSQPAPPFFTPEPSLRRANCIQAQLDYDSPFHSVPPTLAAGASAAASLTANIAQVAVQGGAPPLTSLQIHFIQNMIHETLEDFRDACHQDIVNLQVEMIRQFYIQLNEIHGLIEKYSLNESLVEEIERLKEENRRLRTNF
- the nedd1 gene encoding protein NEDD1 isoform X3 yields the protein MDDITRLVSTGDSVKIWDAASMAPLEHFNPHSNSHPVAQACWTTNNQYLVSASSSGDKVVLSSLKSSPVPLVELAEGKRQTRVCLSTSSQFVVSGGLDHCVHIWDLKTKRLQRSLKEHKEEVTCVSFNANDSCIVSGSTSGDLVLHSLTTNMSTKAFGHGSQQPIHDLRLSTLKRSLLGSVSDSGTVVLWDANTQKELHVFDTAHKAPGSGIAFSPTAELLVVSVGLDKKIICYDTASKILLRSIRVESPLTSVDFTPDGSGLVVGSTHGKIFQYDLRNISAPNRITIAHKTSVTSLRFQNNSSRHKSSKMTSSRVSNTKRSSSKVTASHIASAPTINFSPQMQTSAGGTDEEAANQEPDGQKGAEPAPVKFSGIGQNSLDLFSPAREDAGTQLANAEETFGPAHITMSIREGEGPKASGRVSLDIFSPVREACVSESGPSSLRKTPLLSTDRCYSPLSISQTPTIKEEEPAEACDLRKTSNSSLEADDQTPPTSSQQTNLSQPAPPFFTPEPSLRRANCIQAQLDYDSPFHSVPPTLAAGASAAASLTANIAQVAVQGGAPPLTSLQIHFIQNMIHETLEDFRDACHQDIVNLQVEMIRQFYIQLNEIHGLIEKYSLNESLVEEIERLKEENRRLRTNF